The genomic stretch GGTTTCAAACATCTGCCCACCAAAATCTCCCTTCTCAAATACCTGGATGTGGCCCCGGCCTCCACTTGGctagagaaaaaggagagaaaatggcacagagctggagaggagcacCCATACATCTCTGACAGACGACAGAACATGGCTCCAGCAGATGAGAGCAGAGCTGAGGCATGGTTAGACTCAGACCAGGTACAAACCACCCCCCAGCACACCAGCACAGGGCTGAACAGCCCCCCAGAAGCACAGGGGTAGGGCAGTCAGGATAACTCTTGCGTGGGCATCACACGCAAAGACAcaaaagcactgagcagagcagtTTCAGCTCAAACCCCCACCACAGCCCCACTTTGGCAGGgaggaaggctgcagggagggatAAGGCCAAGTCAGCAAGCGCTAGGCTCTCTATCCCAGACAGCCTGCCTATCCTGCTGCTGGTCTGACCCTTCAGCCACTCCATGCGAGCATCAGGAGAGCCGGACCCCCTACACTCcctgctcctccaggcaagGAGGAGTGTAATGAGCTGGTGACCCCGGCTGCGTTGTATTACAGGCGAGCACAGCGTGAGCATTTTCCACTGTGATTTGAAGCACTGCGTTGCCTGAAGGCACTGCAGGTTTAATCTTCAGCTGCCTGGACACCGCCTATCCCCCACTTCCCCCCATCCACCCAAGCCTGCTCTCATTGCCAGCCCCAGCCGAGCTCTGCAGGGTCTCCTCACTGCCACTGGGATGGCTCTGACTCAACGCCTGCAAGCAGCAGGTCCCCATGCACCGTCCCCAGGTTCAGGAGGGGAAGCCTAGCACCAGGTGGACATGCAGGATAAGGCCCCCGCATTTCATCCTGATGAGTGTTTTGGTTCCACCTTTTATTGCCAGACCTGTGTTCTGAACTGACTGGAAACTCTTCTTGCCCTGTGCAAAGGGATTTAGACCTAGCTCAAACCCAGAAAAGACTTCAGCTATAAAAGCAAAACCCCTTCTCAGCTGTGAGACCTGCTCCATGCTGACTTGCTACTCAAGACACCAATGCACAGATCACCAATGTTTCCCCCGCTGCTGGCAAAAACACAGCAGGAGCACTCAACAGTCTCAACCGCAATTCAAGCTCCATCTACgctcccatccctgccagttGTAAAGTGTGCTTCTCTCTATAGGCTTCCCAAAGGGATCATTCCCTCTGTTCCTTTCTCCCCGCCAGTGCTTCCACAGAGTGTAAACACTGTGGGATGGATAAACCCACATTTATCCCATCTCCTGCTGGTGGAAGGACAGGTGCTGCCAGAGGCTGCAGAAGCATCTTCCCATCTCCAGTTAGGAGGGGATGAGCACAGTTACCGCAGCAGGGAGATATGCATTGCCCTGTGCTGTCCTAATACCAGGTGACACAGTGCTACTCCAAGCATGCCTACGGAGCACTTCAGGCACTCCCAATCCTGATCACTCCTGGTCTGCTGCTGGGCCCAGTGTCCCCATGCCCAGAGGGGCTTCCTGGTACTGAGAGTTGGTTCCGTGTATTAGAAGGAGCCCTGGCTTGCTGCAGAGGCAAATAAACTGCCCCTCGTTCCAAGTGCTCCTGCAAAATCTTTATCCCACTGTTACAAGCCTTGCATTCACCATCTTTCTTTGGGGAGAAAGCAAGAGGCAAACCTTGGAGTGACCTGCCTGGACACTGAAGTCCCTAACAACACACAGATAAAACTATGCCGCTGTTCCTATGGAAACTCACCTACGAAGCACTCAAAGGCATCTGGTTTTTCCCACTGTAGCCAAGAGCTCTTCACCAAACACCTTGCTATTCCCAGAGAAGGACTGCAGGAACAAAGCCCCTGTAGCCATCCTCCCCAAGGGAGCACCCACAAACACCCTGAAACCTTTTAATTATAGGTGTGCAAATTAAGATGTCCCTTGAGAAGAAGTCACACTTACTATCTGAATGGCTTTGCAGGAGCCAAGGCGGTCATTCAGGCCCATCCAGTGCTGGTAATGAGGATACTCCCCTTGTGTCAGAACATACATGTTCCCAGAAAAGTTGGGCCTCTCATAGGCCACCCAGGCACCTCCATCCACACGGATGGAGTTGCAGCGGCTCAGGTAGGTGTGAAAATCAGGGCAGTCGCCATCACACTCATAGCTACGGCCTAGGAAATTCTTGTCTTCATAGAAGGTGACCTGAAACacaagcagaggaaggaaggcagggaggtTCCTTGTCCCCCAGCACATGCTTGCAGCCATATTCTAGCCACATCACGACATGAaatgtctgaaaacaaagccCTCAAGATCTTAAAAGGTCATGGAGCACAAGCATTGAGCAGGATGAACTCCATCCCAACTAACCCTGGCAGCTGATTCACCAGTCTGGTCCCAATGCCTCCAGCCTGCCCCCAATGTCTTACCCTTCCCAGCATCTAATTCTGTCCCAGTCCAACCCAAAACTTCCTTGGTGaagctgcaaacagcagcaaaacaataTTAACACATTTCCATCCCAGCTTGTCTAGATCAGTAGTTACTAAATTATGGCCAAGGGAGCCAAGTTAGCCGATGGACTGTGTAACCTGTCCCCATGTCTCCCCCTCCCGAGTAAGCTCTTCCCATCTTCAGTGCAATGGAGAGTTGAGAGATCACTATCGTCTTTCcacaaaatgaataaaagttGTAAAAGGTGTGCACTAAAATGTCCAACCCCTCTGTGCCCATGCTAACTATGCTGCTCGGCCCTTGCCAGCCACAGCCTTGCTGTTGCTTTACAGATCCTGCTTCTGGATCTTTGTCCCTAGAGGTATCCCCTGAAAAATCTGCCAGCATGAGCCCAGAGGCAGCACTGAAAGCACTGCTTATGGAGGCTTGGCAGCCATTCATCGCCAGTAATCCTCTTCTTGAAGCCAGTGGTCAAAGAAGCTACAGCATCTTCCCCACAAGCTCTGTAGTCCCACCGCTGTCCATGCAGTGAGGGTCCAGCAGGGTCGATGATGAGCTCTGCCCAACATCTGTAAGACCACAGGTCTGGTCTCCATGCAGGCAGCACTCTGCCTGGGCAGAGGGATGCCTCCTCCAGTAACTGGCAGAGGGAAAGGAATGGGTCTCAATCACCTCTGGTCCTGGTTCTGCATAAGCTGCCTTGATTTTGTAGCTGACATCCAGCAGAACCAGCTCCTGTCACAGCAACTGTGCATGAAGTTGGTTAAGTTGGCCTTTAGTTTTGTAACAGAAAAGCTCATTTGATGTTTCTTCCCCACCCAACCTAACACAGGACTGAACTTCATTGTTTCGCTGCACTTCTAAAGccacaaagtgaaaaaaatccaagagAACATTAAAGGTATGACCATTCCCACAGCACAGTGACCAAACAagtgttgtttgttttattcctaGACCATTTATAGGAAGACTTAAGGAGGGGGCTCCTGCCCACCCATTCTCCACCACAGCCCTTTGCACACATACCTCAGTTCATTCAGACCCTCACACTCAGCACTCCTCAGCTTTCCCCCAACGATCCAGGCTCAAGCAGGCCTGACTGACATTTCTCACCCGCAGCATAATGACAGGTGAATTACAGATTTCAATTCCAGATTCGTCAGTTCATTTCAGTCGCATCTTCCTCCAACACAAATCACCTTCCTTCAGGAAAGCCATCAAGTTTCTCTGCTTACAGTGCTAACCTGTTAACCACCCACTGCCCAAACTCGCTTTTTGGGGGCTTACCTGGCAGATAACAGATTTGCCATAACATATCTTCCTTACAGGACTGTAAAACTGTTACTCCTTTGGCCACCTCATAGCAGTTACCATATTCCTTCCCAACAGCAGCTCTGTTAGAAGAAAACTCATAAACAGTAACTACCGGTGCCTTCTAAGTAAGCAGCATGGAGGCAGCAACTCCCTTTCTAGGGCGGACTGCTTGCTCAGGTTGTGAGAATGTGTTTAATTATCTCATTTGCTCTCTTCTTCCTGGGACGTGCTAGATAAGAGCATGGCATAGAGAAAAGAGGAGATTCACACTTTTACACTGACTTAAGTCTCCTTGGACATTTTGTTGCACCACATAATTAATTCCCTGTAGCACACTCAACAGGGACATGGCTTTTAGCAGGGGTAGAGGCAGAATGTGTTTGGGTCTCTTCAAGCAGACAGGAGACTCCAGCAGGAACCAGTTGCAGTTCCCCAGCACCTTCTTTATGCACAGATACATAAAGACTATACCACTGCAATCTGACAACCAGCAGGTTAGAAGCAAGCAGCACACCCATCCTCAGTTTTTAAAGACTGCTCATAAATGGCCAAATCACTTTGAGCCAAGATCATAGATGaaaggagcagggatgcagacTGATCCCAGATCTTGCGCAGACATCAGACAATGCCTACACACCACTCTGCTTCTGAGCCTTCTGCTACCTCGGGTCTTACAGTCTCCGCACTGTGGAGGAATTAACCAAAGGAATGTCACGCGACAGCAACTCATACAATGGAAAGACGTACATCTGACCACAGCCTCTTAACTGATGTTTAATATTTGACAGGAGGAACTGGCCACTAGCTAAAGCTCTTGCCCTCCTTTCCCAGCTGTTTATTCCTGCCTAGCCCCAACCTCGCAACAAGGTATGTGTGACCAAACAGCTTAGCTCTGCTAACTTCAAGGCTGAAGAACACAGCAATAGAGCTGGATCCCCACCTGATGCTCACCCTTCCAGCTGAAGCTGAACTTTCTGATGCATCGCCTTCTCCAGTTTAAATTCACCTCTGACTCTACCAAAACAAGGCCAGTTGCATCTCTCTGGGAATGGTACGGGTTTCAGTGCTGCGGTCATCATACAAGCATCTTTCTGTCACAGCACACCTTTTGCTCCACCATGGAAGGGGAATGTGGAGGGTACCCGACACAGACTCAGGTCATCCCAAGAAGCCTTCCACAAGACTCTGCTCTGCAAACTCAGCTTGTCAGGtttgctgctggcacagcagcctCCACCACTAATGTGCAAGGCATTAGGCTCTGGTGCATCTTTAAGTATGCTCTCACCAGTCACCGTATTCAACTCCTTCCTCTCACAGAGCCACACCTAGAGGAGACAGCCAAGATCTGGGAAAAGACTAGCAAGGGCTCTTAGCCACGATAACAAATAGGCTGCAAATAAACTTACCTTGGTTTCAGCTCCGGACATTTTCCGCTCCAGGCAAGCTCCCTAGTGCTAGAGGAATGTCAGAAGCTGTTACAAACAGCCAGGATCCGAGGCACCCTTTTTATAACGGGTTTGTTTTAAACGAGACAGCTGCTTTGTCATGAGAATAGGATCCAAAAATTGAGTCAGTAATTCTGAGGCTATAGACGATTTCCAGAAAAGCAAGCAGGATTATGGAATAAAGGAAGGCTTTGCCATCCTCCCTTTGTTACCATTTGCTGAATCAGAACACCAAAACTCTGCCAAATGCACTCAAAAACATGCAGCCCCCTGCCAAGTCCTGGAGGATGGGGTGCAATTTGGCTGCTTTCTCCCTTTTAAGCATGTTAAACATGAAGGCATTCTGTCAGCTCCAAAAGGCCCACCTCTGCTTGTGAGGAGGAAACCCAATATTCACCAGAGAACATCTAGCCACACCCCACCAAAGGGTCAAATAGTAAGGAACAATGTCCAAATTTCTGACCATATCTGCTAATGTCACATATTCAACTCGGAGCTCCTACACCACTATCTGAGGCTTGAGCAGAAGAGTTTCCCTTTCAGCCCACTGAGCAGAGGGGGCAGATTGCTGGCTTACATACACCCTCCGGCACGATATGAAAAAACACCTCTGCAGCTATTCACTGCACCAGCCTAAAGGCTTAGTGAAACAAAGGGAAATGAATTCGGCACAGCAGCGCCTGCAGCACACAGACCCCATTTCAAATCTGTCAGGACAAGCagtctggcagcagcagctctgcatgcCACCCCATGTACATCGCTGCAGCAGCCCAACAGACAGCCTGAAACAGATGCGCTCAGCAGTATTTCACCCTCTCCCTCTTTAGGTGTCTTGAATCACCCAGTGCTGTTGCTTACAGCTCTTACTGCTCAAACGCTGTGAGAGCACTTCACATTatcaattaaaaagaaaataaaatctgcctTATGAAGATCAGTGTTCAACCACCATCCAGGTCCTATCGAATGACAactcagcagctgcctttggtCATCCAAAGCCTCTGCCTATTTTGCCTTCCTTATTTAGGTGCTCAGCTACAAGCACCATCTTCCCAGGGCTGGTTCCACCAGCCCCTGAGAACAGTACTCATTCAAGCTGATACTCTTTAGGAGAAATACCAAAGGCAGGAAACAGTGTTTGTGTCAAAATGCTGTGCTAGGGCAGCCTTCAAAACATTCAGTTCCATGGCTGTTAATAAATTGGCACTTTTCTCCCTACTGAAGGGTTCACATTTCACAAAGCAGTAAAGATGCTGTGTCCCTCTGACACTCACTGTACAGGTAAAAGTAGGACATATATCAAGCTTATCTAAGAACTCTGTTTTATTGACATTTGTCAAAAACATGCAAACATACAAGGAATTGAATTCCATAAAATCACACTGCTTAAGTGCcatctttgcattttaaaaaatcaatctaaatttaaatcaatttaattaaaaaaatcagctgaattTCATTCACaacaaaatcaaacatttctttttcacattcaCAAAAACAGTGCAGCTTGCTTGTACCATAAAAAGATGCAGGTGATGCCAAGGGCCCTGCATCCAGCTTTGCACCAGGGAGGGCTGTTTTGCTGGATACTTGCACACCATGGACGCTAGCCACAATGACAGTCTCCTCACTCAAGGAGGCATACTTCTTCATTCTCTAGCAACATACTATCTCAGTTGCCAACAGAATAGCTGCAGCACATTCCTGGGAAAGTGGCAGCAATCAGAAATCCTAAACCAGACAGAGACAGTCCAGTCCACACCAAGGGTGGGTGTCAGATCCACGTTGAGTGTGTTCAGGCAAGACAGCCACAAAGTCTTAATGAGAACTGTTTTTCCAGAGCTCTGTAACAAAGTAAGAGGAGAAAATTTTACTACAGCACCAACAATGAAAAAGCAACTTagagaataaagaaaaggggaaaaaaacaaaatccaagtTTCTGATGGTTTTGTTGCCAATTTGTGACTTTCTAAACAAAGACACGGTCTAGTTCAGAAAGGAGACACTGTTTACTCTGCGCACAGTGCTCAGAAGTCTCCACAAATCAAGCACCCCCAGGATCATAACTTTctgttatttatgtatttgaCAATGTAATCAGTGTCCTTTGTTTGAGAGTTACACAATTAATTAATATTCCACCCTTTACTTATTGGTTAAAAGTCCCTCTCACTTCTCATCCTAAACAGGCACTATGTTCAGTTAAGCTAATAGTGTCTTGTAACCAGTGGTGGcccctcagcacaggaaagactgAGCATGGTGCCGgataaaaagtgagagagaacTTTTTCCAAGTTAAAAGATCTCCCCTATATTTGCCCTGATGGGCCAATATGCATCCCAAACCAATTCTTAGGAATATAACAATAATCCAAACTCCACATGCTCCAGTCATCACCATAATCATGCACGGGAATACCTTCAGGTACCTTTTACTCCTCTGATCCATATCTTTTCTGCTACAAGTTGCTCAGGGGgtgaaatcaaaacagaaataatagtaACAATATCTTGTATAGGACATTGCTCAAGAACTCACCACAACCAGCGGTTCGCCAGGGAAGTCCCCGCATAATCACACCGGTGTGTGTTGGAGTTCATCTGGCGAATCCCTCTGGCTGCGATGATTTCCCAAGCAAGGTCCAGTCCAAATGGTGTCCCATCTGAGCCACCAAAAACTTGTGGAAAAGCATGATAAAGGCTTGTCTCTGGCTCCCAAACCACTTCTgcttgggaagaaaaagacactACAATGTAAGAATTATCTGAGTCTCACTCGGCTCTCTTAAGCAAAAGGTGAGACAGGTAAGTACAGATACTAATGCAGAGACTCTTTGAAAGAGCAGCTATTCaaatcaggttttttttttttttacatcagatTATGTACAATATGCACACAgcatctttgtttttctccaacaaagcaaacagaacaccTGCACAGAACAATGGATGTGCTGAGTACACAGTGAACAGATTCAAACTGAAAAGAGGTTTTGACTGCAAAATAAGAACTAAAATCAAATGCAAAAGTATTGGGAGAATAGTCTATTGAACagcctcttctttcttctaccTCTGCCTAACCTGCACACACAACCATGGGACAATTCTTCAGAAGAATCAAGAGAAACAGGCTTCTACTCACCCTTCCATTCCTTTTGCTGCACAGGAATGCGCTGCTatcctgctgcctgcttggAGCCTACTGCAGGAGGGACAAGACTATCCAGCTGCTGACGGTTTCCTGTCTGAACCAGCCATTCATAGAACTTGGTTTCTACCAGTATCTGGAACTGTTTCCTCTGATCCCTGAAACCAAAAGATCAGCAGGGAAGTATGTAAAGCTGTCATTTATTTATAGTATTATAATTCTAACTGCACCTTCACTACCAAAACAAGCTTCCCTATGTATCAGCTAAGAGCTGGGCTTAGTTCGTGAACTGTCTGTATCAGGAAGAAAAGGTTTTTACCAAGTGAGTACAACTGCAATGAACCCCAAAGGCAGAACTTGGTGGTGGTAGAAACCATGCAAATCTCCCCATTCCACTAGCACAGCAACCCTGCTCCACGGGGCTGCTGAGGAGGAACCCATTCCTAATTTGATGTGCTGATCCCATCCTCTAGTGTGAAAAGCAGCACATAAGCCCTATTCATTTTTGTGCCACTCAGCTTCAGAGAGGCTCAGTGTGCCCAGACCCTTTTTTCAAGTTATAGGCTCTTCTTTATACTATCACTTCCATTTGAGATGTTCCCCAGAAAGCAGGGTTCTACGACAGCAACTAAGCTAAATTCCTCCCCAGTGAATGTGAACACAAAGGCAGTCACTGCTTTCTTCCCTTATGGCTTTATTTTCTCCAAGTGCTTTTTATATACCTTGATCTGCTACTGACCCTGAAAGACTTTCTGTCCGATATGCTCAGGAAATGAATAAACAGGATTTTATGCTTTTGCAAGTTGTTCCTCAAGCTGTCTTATTGGTCCTGTCTTACGGCGGTTTTACTTTCAGCCTGGcaggatttacattctttttctgCCCCACTTTCCTCATTCAGACAACTTCAACTTCTTGAAAGATGTCTTCTTATTTCTAACATTCTTTTTCACCTCCCCGCTCAAGCATggcagcttttttctttctacaagTCTGATACCCTGCTTGCTCTAAGCTTCCTAGCTGTCTCCTGAGTTGTTTCCCTGCCTGTAGGAGACAGACATTATACACCATCAGCTGCCCCGTTTCTTTTCAGGAAGCTTCTAAACTTGCCACAGTTCTCCCCTCTTTTATGAAATAAGCCACTCCAGTAGAGAGTGGCTTGCTTCCTGTGACTGCTGTAGAAGAGGTTAAATCTAACCATAAAGTCTGAAGTTGTaactttcctctctgctgccctTGAAGACTCAGGGCTGAAAGTCCAGAGTCACTTCTGTCATCACTATTGGGTCACCACTGCTCAGCCACCCTGAACCTGCAGCAAAATCCTGACCCAGAATCCTTTCTCTCTCCATCTAGAGCTCTTTCAAACTGCATGCTCCTCCACACTCAGCACGGAGGCACCTGGATTTCAGAGAGGATCAAGAGAAGCAGAGGGAGCTCCTCCAAAACAATGGACCATCAATTGGGCTAGAACTCCCCAGGCTGGTATGATGGGAAGTATTGACAGTTTGATCCAGGGAGGTATTCATATTCTGAGCTCCCTATAGGATAAACCCCTCCAAAATCACTGCTTATCAGCACCCAGTTACACACCCGTTAAGTCATCGActgagcacagaacagaaagaaaatctataCAGCTTAAGTCCAGCTTAGGGAGCTAAACTTGTTCTCATCTTTTCAAGTCTTTACAATTGAATATCTGGGTTTCTAACCCCATTCTGTATTTGCAAAGTAAGACAGGTACTTCAGGTTTGCAGTTCacaaaaaaaatagaagcagcTAAACTGAAGTCAGCAGAGATTCTGCAGCCTTGTCCAATCTGTCTGGCTGTAGAAGAAAGCATACTGACAAAGAAGCAAGAAGAACTTTGTCAGAACTCCACAACAGGTactgagaaagcagaagcacaAGTACATGAGATGGGCTAGGGCAGGCCTAGCTAGTAGAGCAAAAGCTGGGCAGAGGATGTAATGCGATCTGATAGAGGACTTTAAAAGCTACTGTCCATGAGGTGATCTACTGTAATGGTTCACATGCACATTCTCAGCTCACCTCAGCAACAGATGGGACAGTAATTTAAAGCTTCAGCCTCCTTGTAATGGTTGAACTAAGACCAAATCAGCTGCAGGCCAATAATTAGTCGAGCTGTTGTTCAGGGTATGCACCTAGATGTCACCCACAGCAGCATGCAACACTGGAAGCAGAACAGAGACAGTACCCAGCGTGAGATCATTTGTAAACTCTTACTACTGCCAGGATGGTTCTCTCATGTCAGCCCTCAACAGTATCTGGGCATGCTTTTCATTGAATTTCACATACT from Lathamus discolor isolate bLatDis1 chromosome 3, bLatDis1.hap1, whole genome shotgun sequence encodes the following:
- the CRYGS gene encoding gamma-crystallin S isoform X1; translation: MAASMCWGTRNLPAFLPLLVFQVTFYEDKNFLGRSYECDGDCPDFHTYLSRCNSIRVDGGAWVAYERPNFSGNMYVLTQGEYPHYQHWMGLNDRLGSCKAIQIPSGGRGHIQVFEKGDFGGQMFETTEDCPSVMDEWHMREVHACRVLEGVWVFYEHPNYRGRQYLLTKGEYRKPVEWGAAGPAVQSFRSITQ
- the CRYGS gene encoding gamma-crystallin S isoform X2 produces the protein MSGAETKVTFYEDKNFLGRSYECDGDCPDFHTYLSRCNSIRVDGGAWVAYERPNFSGNMYVLTQGEYPHYQHWMGLNDRLGSCKAIQIPSGGRGHIQVFEKGDFGGQMFETTEDCPSVMDEWHMREVHACRVLEGVWVFYEHPNYRGRQYLLTKGEYRKPVEWGAAGPAVQSFRSITQ